A single Halarcobacter anaerophilus DNA region contains:
- a CDS encoding metallophosphoesterase has protein sequence MKSIYIISDVHGSYKTLLALIDKLPDKENSKICFVGDLVDRGSDSFLVIKYIMDNNLDCVLGNHELMFLKYAPLLKNDRQNRALAQWLFKNGGEETIKSYKNEEEFYSQLEFIKSLPLYKEYKDIKTQDGRYLVVSHSCVGKVWKLRDSKNKEEIEAFENHVLWSRYMNFDNKDIFNVYGHTIVSEPDIADYYADIDLGCYNKDKIPNPRLCALEFPSMKVFTQRNIE, from the coding sequence ATGAAAAGTATTTACATAATCAGCGATGTTCACGGAAGTTATAAAACTCTATTAGCTTTAATAGATAAACTGCCTGATAAAGAGAACTCTAAAATATGTTTTGTGGGAGATTTAGTTGATAGAGGCAGTGACTCCTTCTTGGTTATAAAATATATTATGGATAACAATTTAGATTGTGTTTTGGGAAATCATGAATTGATGTTTCTAAAATATGCTCCTTTATTAAAAAATGATAGACAAAATAGAGCTCTAGCCCAATGGTTGTTTAAAAATGGCGGAGAAGAAACTATAAAATCGTATAAAAACGAAGAAGAGTTTTATTCTCAACTTGAGTTTATTAAAAGTCTGCCTCTGTATAAAGAGTATAAGGATATAAAAACCCAAGATGGAAGATACTTGGTTGTTTCTCACTCTTGCGTGGGAAAAGTTTGGAAGCTTAGAGATAGCAAAAATAAAGAGGAAATAGAAGCTTTTGAGAATCATGTGTTATGGAGCAGATATATGAATTTTGATAATAAAGATATATTTAACGTATATGGTCATACAATAGTCTCAGAGCCTGATATTGCGGATTATTATGCCGATATAGATTTAGGATGTTATAACAAAGATAAAATCCCTA